From the Pseudanabaena sp. FACHB-2040 genome, one window contains:
- a CDS encoding glycosyltransferase, producing the protein MTHFGIICPPYSGHLNPQFSLGRELRSRGHRVTVLQLPDLADKVHSAELDFRAIGQSLYKPGSLAEMFQQLAQLSGRESLQYSVEFCRHMAEIICQDAPAAIKSEGIEALITDQLEPVGETIGESLNLPFVTVSCGQAIHRRADVPPFFTLWPYQNKVWARLRNQAAYYVLDRSCKPILQEINRYRQQRQMPPYRHIYCSNARLAWISQQPAAFEFPLDQRPSHLHYVGPFRHPWPQSVPFPFERLTGQPLIYASLGSIQNTKQDVYHTIARACEGLDAQLVITLGHGIKADDMLDLPGSPLVVDYAPQVEVIQRASLTITHGGLNTVLDSLSAGVPMVAMPITFEQPGTGARIRWTGVGEVIPIAEVQVENLKAAVQRVFSDESYRKNAQKMQQAIAQAGGVRRAADIVEQAVQSRRPILSPAMVEV; encoded by the coding sequence ATGACTCACTTTGGCATCATTTGCCCGCCCTATTCTGGTCATTTAAATCCTCAGTTCTCTCTGGGGCGGGAGTTGCGATCGCGCGGGCACCGGGTAACCGTTTTGCAGCTACCTGATTTAGCAGACAAGGTACACTCTGCCGAGCTAGATTTTCGGGCGATTGGTCAGTCTCTGTATAAGCCTGGCTCGCTGGCTGAGATGTTTCAGCAGCTGGCCCAACTGAGCGGGCGAGAATCGCTGCAGTATTCGGTTGAATTTTGTCGCCACATGGCCGAGATCATCTGCCAAGATGCTCCCGCTGCCATTAAAAGTGAAGGTATTGAAGCATTAATTACCGACCAACTAGAGCCGGTCGGCGAGACAATTGGTGAATCGCTGAATCTGCCTTTTGTCACGGTGAGCTGTGGCCAAGCAATTCATCGTCGAGCTGATGTACCGCCCTTTTTTACCCTTTGGCCCTACCAAAATAAGGTTTGGGCGCGGCTGCGTAATCAGGCTGCTTACTATGTGCTAGACCGTAGCTGCAAACCTATCTTGCAGGAAATCAACCGCTACCGCCAGCAGCGGCAGATGCCTCCCTATCGCCACATTTATTGCTCAAATGCTCGCTTAGCCTGGATTAGTCAACAGCCTGCCGCCTTTGAGTTTCCTCTAGACCAGCGGCCCAGTCACCTGCACTACGTAGGGCCGTTCCGCCATCCCTGGCCGCAGTCGGTACCCTTTCCGTTTGAGCGACTTACCGGACAGCCGTTGATCTACGCTTCTCTTGGCAGCATTCAAAACACTAAGCAGGATGTGTATCACACCATTGCCCGCGCTTGCGAGGGGCTCGATGCCCAGTTGGTAATTACCCTAGGCCACGGGATCAAGGCTGACGACATGCTGGATTTACCCGGTTCGCCGCTGGTGGTAGACTATGCTCCCCAAGTCGAGGTGATTCAGCGGGCTAGCCTGACTATTACGCATGGCGGACTCAATACGGTTTTAGATTCTTTGAGTGCGGGTGTGCCAATGGTAGCGATGCCGATTACTTTTGAGCAGCCAGGGACGGGGGCCCGCATTCGTTGGACCGGAGTAGGAGAGGTTATTCCAATTGCCGAGGTGCAGGTAGAGAATCTGAAAGCAGCGGTGCAGCGAGTGTTTTCAGACGAATCTTACCGGAAAAATGCTCAGAAGATGCAGCAGGCTATTGCTCAAGCAGGCGGAGTGCGGCGAGCTGCAGATATTGTGGAGCAGGCAGTCCAATCAAGGCGGCCGATTCTATCTCCAGCAATGGTCGAAGTCTAG